From the Candidatus Eremiobacterota bacterium genome, the window AATGCCATAGAATCGATTATAGAGACGAGGGAGAGAGTGGGCGCCTTCACCTCCATAGGCCACTTTGTCTCGGAGATTGACGGTCGCCTCGTGAACAAGAAGGTCCTGGAGAGCCTTATCAAGAGCGGCGCCATGGACTGCATGGGAGAAACGCGGGCAACGCTCATGGCATCGCTTGATTACCTCCTCGAGTCGGGGCAGAAGATGCAGAAGCGGAAGCGGTGCGGCCAGATCTCCCTTTTCGAGGCGGCCGGCGATTCAGATTCCGAATGCGAGATTGAGCTGCCGGAGTCTCTTGAAGAGTATGAGAAGGAGAGCATCCTCCGCTTTGAAAAGGAGATGCTGGGGCTTTTCATCTCCGATCACCCCCTCAACTCCGTCAAGGAGGTGATGGAGGCAAAGGTGCCGCACCGCATAGCCGACTGCACCGCCCTTGGCAACGGCGCCCAGGTGGTATGCGCCGGCCTTATCCAGACCGTCAAAAAGATAAGCACAAAGAAGGGGCAGCAGATGGCCTTTGTGAAAATAGAGGACTTCAGCGGTACCGCCGAGGTGGTAGTCCTTCCCAAGGTCTATGATCAGGGGCGAGACTACCTTGAGGAGGACGGCCTCATCATAGTGAAGGGGAAGGTGGAGCTTTCCGAAGAGGAAGCCGAGGCTGTCGCCGACGAGGAGGCCTTCTCGGAGGGGGTAAAGATAATCGCCGAAGAGGTCCATCCTCTGGAAGCCATTGATGCTGTCGAAACACTTACATGGCGGGAGACAAGGAAAATGAACAAATGCTATATCAGGGTTGATCCGTCGAAAATGCTCCAGCTTGCGCCCCTCAAGGAGCTTCTTGAGCGCTCACGGGGGAGCATGCCAGTGTTTCTGCAGCTGGAGAGCTCAGGCGGCCAGAATCTCCTTGAGCTTGAAAAGGACTTCTGGGTGACCTGCACCAAGGAATTCCAGAATGACGTGGAGAAGTTATTAGGGACAGGCGCTCTCTGGAACCAGTAAAAAGATAAATTTTTCCGAAGGATTCCCGGGGAAGCCCCTCTGTGGTATAATGAATGTGCGTCGCCATAAATATAACTTTAGGAGGAAACGGCATGGATAAGGTGGAGGTAGACAAGCTCACCAAGCTCTATAACGAGCAGTACCTCAAGGTGGGGCTTGAGCAGGAGTTATTGAGGGCCAAGCGCTTCGGGAGAGAGCTTTCTCTTCTCCTCCTGGCGGCAGAGATTCCCGCAAAAGTGAAGCAGGACATGCAGTACCGCGTGCTCAAGCAGCTCGGTAATTTTGTCAAGATGTACACCCGTTCAATCGATGTGGGCGTAAGATACGGCGACTGTGTCCTGGTCATTCTCCCCGAGACTCCTCTTGAAGGGGCGCGTCGTGCGGGAGAAAAAGTGAAAGAGCAGATAGAAAAGCACATTTTTGTGCATCACGACAGCGGTTACGAATTCAACGTGAAGGTCACTGTCAAGATAGCGGTATATCCCCATAATGGCGGCGATCGCGCCGAGCTCCTCGAGTTTCTGAAAGAGAACGAGAGCACTCAGATAATAGAACCTCCCCCGTCGGCCGGGGGAGGCGAGGAGAGCCCCGCGGCACCGGTCTCCGAAAAGGCATAAAAAAACGACCCTTGTGCAGGGTCGAAGAGAGAAGGTTTGCCCTCTAAGGAGGCAATCACTGGGCCGTTAAATTCCTGGTACTTATGCAGTGGGACTCCCCCACTGCTTTATTATTATACTCAACAAAAAATATTTGTCAAGAGCAGGTTTTTGTAGATTAATTGACAAATCTGGTAATATATCAACAAAAATTGTTGGTATTCAGCATTATGCATGATTCTCGAGAAATCTCGCGAGGAGGCCTGTTTCGATGCCCAGGAAGATAGTGACGGGCTCCCAGCTTCCCCTGTTCCCGGAAGATCTCTTCTATGTTTCTCAGAGCGATGCCGCGAAGCATCTGGGCATCACCACGAGGCTCATCAATTACTGGGAGAGCCAGGAGCTTCTTCACCCGGAGCTTCAGAGAAAATCGGGGACAAAAGCGAGAAAATACACCCCCAATGATATGGTGGAGCTGCGGTTTATCAAGGGAATGGTCGTGGACCAGGGCTATGCCATACCGAGCCTCAAGGAAAAGCTCGAGTTCCTTGAAGCGCCTTATTATTACAATCCTGAGGACATGTTCTGGGATCTGAAGGAAAAGCAGTGGAAGTCCCGCGACCAGATCGCCGCCGCGGTGGTAAAGAAATCGGAAAAGAAGCTCCGCGAGCTCTTTGCGAGGCTCGCAGAGCGCTTTGAGGTTCCCGGCGGTGAAAGGGAGGAATTTCTCCTCTCCCTCTTTGAAGCCGTGAAAAGCGCCCTGGGAAAACCCTAGGGAGTACTTGACGGCGCAGGGGCCGTCGCCTTGGGAAGGGCCGGTGGTGCCGGGAACAATGACGGGGAAGGAAGGGGCGCCACAGGACTCTGGAGCCCTGGAGCCACAGGTGACGGAGAAGCTGCCGGCAGGGAAGGTGTCGTCCCGGGCGCCTTCGCGACCGCCGCTTCAATATCAGCCATCACCGTCTTCGCGAGCTCCGGTATGTCATCATTCACGACATAATATCCCCCTTCGCCAGGGGTGACCTGCACGAAGTATTTTTTCTCCTCAGGTGATTTTTCAAAGACCAGTGTGGCAATCTGCGCCTTGTCACTGCCGGTGAGAGTCACCGTGAGGGCCGGTTCCCTGCCTGATCCGCTCTCGCCCTTCTCGGTATAGAGGGCGCTCTCAAATTTCCAGATAAGCGAGTCGATTGAGGGGACCTCTTTTTTTACCTTCGGTGGCGCGGTAATCTCCCATCCCTCCTTGTTCCTTTTTGCTTTTACCGTCGTCGTGGCGGTTTTGAGCTCGAAGGAGTCGATATCCTGGGGATCGACGGCAAGCAGATGCCTGTCCATGAAATCTTCACCTGACTTAAAGAGCTTTTTCACGTCATCTTCCTTCACGGTGAATTTCTCTCCCCCCGCGAGGCGCATTGCCGCGAAGATCTTTGCCTTCT encodes:
- a CDS encoding diguanylate cyclase, which encodes MDKVEVDKLTKLYNEQYLKVGLEQELLRAKRFGRELSLLLLAAEIPAKVKQDMQYRVLKQLGNFVKMYTRSIDVGVRYGDCVLVILPETPLEGARRAGEKVKEQIEKHIFVHHDSGYEFNVKVTVKIAVYPHNGGDRAELLEFLKENESTQIIEPPPSAGGGEESPAAPVSEKA
- a CDS encoding MerR family transcriptional regulator, with the protein product MPRKIVTGSQLPLFPEDLFYVSQSDAAKHLGITTRLINYWESQELLHPELQRKSGTKARKYTPNDMVELRFIKGMVVDQGYAIPSLKEKLEFLEAPYYYNPEDMFWDLKEKQWKSRDQIAAAVVKKSEKKLRELFARLAERFEVPGGEREEFLLSLFEAVKSALGKP